A genomic window from Rhizobium sp. 007 includes:
- a CDS encoding pyridoxamine 5'-phosphate oxidase family protein produces the protein MASFSEARDHPARQLWDQVNDVSAGMLGIDGADMHMQPMAPHADPKTNTIWFYTKSDADIVRAVKPGMRAHFCVVGKDHDYHACLAGKIEVRPDPSRIEQYWNSVVAAWYEEGKKDPNLTMLVMHVDDAEIWVSTGSKLKFGWEIAKANLSDDKMPEVGIKRHLQFA, from the coding sequence ATGGCAAGCTTTAGTGAAGCGCGCGATCATCCGGCACGGCAGCTTTGGGATCAGGTGAACGATGTTTCCGCAGGGATGCTCGGCATCGATGGTGCCGACATGCACATGCAGCCGATGGCTCCGCATGCCGATCCGAAGACCAATACCATCTGGTTCTATACCAAATCGGATGCCGACATCGTACGCGCCGTCAAACCGGGAATGCGGGCGCATTTCTGCGTCGTCGGCAAGGATCACGACTACCACGCGTGCCTGGCAGGCAAGATCGAGGTCCGGCCGGATCCTTCGAGGATCGAGCAATATTGGAATTCGGTGGTTGCTGCCTGGTACGAGGAGGGCAAGAAAGATCCGAACCTGACGATGCTTGTCATGCATGTGGACGACGCCGAAATCTGGGTTTCGACCGGCAGCAAGCTGAAGTTCGGCTGGGAGATCGCGAAGGCCAATCTCAGCGATGACAAGATGCCGGAAGTGGGCATCAAGCGGCATCTGCAATTTGCCTGA
- a CDS encoding YebC/PmpR family DNA-binding transcriptional regulator has product MAGHSQFKNIMHRKGRQDAVRSKMFSKLAREITVAAKAGLPDPTMNARLRLAIQNAKAQSMPRDNIDRAIKKAAGADSENYDEVRYEGYGPGGTAIIVEALTDNRNRTASNVRSIFTKAGGALGETGSVSFSFDHVGEITYKPSAGDADTVMEAAIEAGADDVETDEEGHTITCAFESLGEVAKALEGALGEAETVKAVWRSQNNVPVDEERAQSLMKLIDSLEDDDDVQNVYSNFEVSEEVLAKLSA; this is encoded by the coding sequence ATGGCTGGCCATTCACAGTTTAAAAACATCATGCATCGCAAAGGCCGTCAGGATGCCGTGCGGTCGAAAATGTTCTCCAAGCTTGCGCGCGAAATCACCGTTGCCGCCAAGGCCGGCCTGCCCGACCCGACGATGAACGCCCGCCTGCGCCTGGCAATCCAGAACGCCAAGGCACAGTCCATGCCGAGGGACAACATCGACCGTGCCATCAAGAAGGCCGCAGGCGCCGATAGCGAGAATTACGACGAAGTCCGCTACGAGGGTTACGGTCCGGGAGGCACGGCGATCATCGTCGAAGCGCTGACCGACAACCGCAACCGCACCGCATCCAACGTCCGCTCGATCTTCACGAAGGCCGGCGGCGCGCTCGGCGAAACCGGCTCGGTTTCCTTCTCCTTCGACCACGTCGGTGAGATCACCTACAAGCCATCCGCCGGCGATGCCGACACGGTCATGGAAGCCGCGATCGAAGCCGGCGCCGATGACGTCGAGACCGACGAGGAAGGCCACACCATCACCTGCGCCTTCGAATCCCTCGGCGAGGTCGCCAAGGCCCTGGAAGGCGCGCTTGGCGAAGCTGAAACCGTCAAGGCCGTCTGGCGCTCCCAGAACAACGTGCCGGTGGACGAGGAAAGGGCCCAGTCGCTGATGAAGCTTATCGACAGCCTGGAAGACGATGACGACGTGCAGAACGTCTATTCGAACTTCGAGGTTTCCGAGGAAGTGCTCGCCAAGCTTTCGGCCTGA
- a CDS encoding LLM class flavin-dependent oxidoreductase, whose translation MVPFSILDLSPVAEGTTIQQSFEGSARMAQKAEECGYKRFWLAEHHGMPGVASAATAVVIGHVGAATKRIRIGSGGIMLPNHSPLVIAEQFGTLAALFPGRVDLGLGRAPGTDMRTAQALRRNLETGAHNFPNDIVELQQLLGAPVENQAILAVPGHNSHVPIWLLGSSLYSAQLAAMLGLPYAFASHFAPDSLLDAIDIYRSKFQPSASLDQPYVMAGVMGSVAPTDEEAQYHFTSAQQQFVNLRRNVRGPFPRPVEDMEGFWSPMEKLNVEHTLRYAVVGSPKTSEAKLTEFLKETGADELIISMPIHDIEARLKSVELFAGLGNFMRVAA comes from the coding sequence ATGGTTCCCTTTTCCATTCTCGATCTTTCGCCCGTTGCCGAAGGCACGACGATCCAGCAATCCTTCGAAGGCTCGGCGCGCATGGCGCAGAAGGCGGAGGAGTGCGGCTACAAGCGCTTCTGGCTGGCGGAGCATCACGGCATGCCGGGGGTTGCAAGTGCCGCGACTGCGGTGGTCATCGGCCATGTCGGTGCCGCAACGAAACGGATCCGCATCGGCTCGGGCGGAATCATGCTGCCCAATCACTCGCCGCTGGTGATCGCCGAGCAGTTCGGCACATTGGCGGCGCTTTTCCCGGGCCGGGTCGACCTCGGGCTTGGCCGCGCGCCGGGTACGGATATGCGCACGGCACAGGCGCTCCGCCGCAATCTGGAGACAGGCGCCCACAACTTCCCGAACGATATCGTCGAGCTGCAGCAGCTATTAGGCGCGCCGGTCGAGAACCAGGCGATCCTTGCCGTTCCGGGCCACAATTCGCATGTGCCGATCTGGCTTCTCGGCTCCAGTCTTTATAGCGCCCAGCTCGCGGCGATGCTCGGCCTTCCCTATGCCTTCGCCTCGCATTTCGCGCCGGATTCGCTGCTCGATGCGATCGATATCTACCGCAGCAAGTTCCAACCCTCAGCCTCGCTCGACCAGCCCTACGTCATGGCCGGCGTCATGGGTTCCGTCGCGCCGACCGACGAGGAGGCACAATATCATTTCACCTCTGCCCAGCAGCAGTTCGTCAATCTGCGCCGTAACGTCCGTGGCCCGTTCCCGCGGCCAGTCGAGGACATGGAGGGCTTCTGGTCACCGATGGAGAAACTGAATGTCGAGCACACGCTGCGCTATGCGGTCGTGGGCTCGCCGAAGACGTCAGAGGCGAAGCTCACCGAATTCCTGAAGGAGACCGGGGCCGACGAACTCATCATCTCGATGCCGATCCACGACATCGAGGCGCGGCTGAAGTCGGTCGAGCTGTTTGCGGGACTGGGGAATTTCATGCGTGTTGCGGCTTAA